A part of Maridesulfovibrio hydrothermalis AM13 = DSM 14728 genomic DNA contains:
- the pstB gene encoding phosphate ABC transporter ATP-binding protein PstB, protein MGQAIKIASRKLDFYYGDFKALEDISMDFEENRVTALIGPSGCGKSTFLRCLNRMNDLIPGTRVEGELSLDEEDIYAQGLDVVTLRRRVGMVFQKPNPFPKSIFENVAYGLRVNGIKDKDFIARKVEESLKDGALWDEVKDRLHSSALGLSGGQQQRLCIARALAVEPEILLMDEPASALDPIATQKIEDLIHELKKKFTIIIVTHSMQQAARVSDKTAFFYMGRLIETGNTETMFTKPKNKQTEDYITGRFG, encoded by the coding sequence ATGGGGCAAGCTATTAAAATAGCATCCAGAAAACTTGATTTTTACTATGGAGACTTCAAGGCTCTTGAAGATATTTCCATGGATTTTGAAGAGAACAGGGTTACGGCATTGATCGGGCCTTCCGGTTGCGGGAAGAGTACTTTTCTACGTTGTCTGAACAGGATGAATGATCTCATTCCCGGTACTCGCGTTGAGGGTGAACTGTCCCTTGATGAAGAAGATATTTATGCGCAGGGGCTTGATGTTGTGACCCTGCGAAGGCGGGTGGGCATGGTTTTCCAGAAACCGAATCCTTTTCCAAAGTCAATTTTTGAAAATGTTGCCTACGGGCTTCGCGTGAATGGGATTAAAGATAAAGATTTTATCGCCCGTAAAGTGGAAGAAAGCCTTAAAGACGGCGCGCTCTGGGATGAAGTGAAAGACCGGCTGCATTCTTCCGCTCTGGGACTTTCCGGCGGACAGCAGCAGAGACTTTGTATTGCCAGAGCTTTGGCGGTTGAGCCGGAGATTTTGCTCATGGATGAGCCTGCTTCTGCTCTTGACCCCATTGCCACCCAGAAAATAGAAGATTTGATTCACGAGCTAAAAAAGAAGTTCACCATTATCATCGTTACCCACAGTATGCAGCAGGCTGCGCGGGTTTCCGATAAAACGGCTTTTTTTTATATGGGCCGGCTCATAGAAACCGGGAACACCGAAACAATGTTCACAAAGCCTAAAAATAAACAGACGGAAGATTATATTACCGGTCGTTTCGGGTAG
- a CDS encoding 30S ribosomal protein S1 yields MENNENMNSEMEMEMDFEAALEDYLNADFGNLDEGSIVAGEVVKVDKDFVLIDVNFKSEGQIAVSEFLDAEGEMTVAVGDKVDVFVANKNENEGTIHLSRDKAKRMQLFDKLEEVQEKEGVVEGRIIRRIKGGYTVDLGGVEAFLPGSHVDLRPVPDMDALVDQTYEFKILKINRRRSNVIVSRRVLLEEQRNEMRSQLLETLEEEQTVKGKVKNITEYGVFIDLGGLDGLLHITDMSWKRIKHPKEMVALGDELELKVLNFDKEGQKVSLGLKQLVPDPWEDISGKYPEGAKYSGKVTNLADYGAFVELEAGVEGLVHISEMSWTRKLRHPSQMVRVGDEVDVIVLGVDPDKKRISLGMKQVKPNPWDVVAEKFPEGTILEGQIKNITEFGVFIGIEDGIDGLIHVSDISWTRKVRHPSEVYSVGDSVQAKVLTVDKENEKFTLGVKQLSEDPWSQVPTKYPVGCTLEGRITNITDFGLFVEVEEGIEGLVHVSEISHKKIKNPSEMFKEGVTIQAKVIHVSADERRLGLSIKQLKEDGEKRQSKEFRSGPADSGNTLGELLKQKLADATEAKAAAETETEDEES; encoded by the coding sequence ATGGAAAACAATGAAAACATGAACTCCGAAATGGAAATGGAAATGGACTTTGAGGCTGCCCTTGAAGACTACCTGAATGCCGATTTCGGAAATCTGGACGAAGGAAGCATCGTCGCCGGTGAAGTTGTTAAAGTAGATAAGGACTTCGTTCTGATCGACGTTAACTTCAAATCTGAAGGCCAGATTGCAGTATCTGAATTTCTGGATGCTGAAGGTGAAATGACTGTTGCTGTTGGTGACAAAGTAGACGTTTTTGTTGCAAACAAAAATGAAAACGAAGGCACCATTCACCTCTCCCGTGACAAAGCCAAACGCATGCAGCTCTTCGACAAGCTTGAAGAAGTGCAGGAAAAAGAAGGCGTTGTCGAAGGTAGAATCATTCGCCGCATCAAAGGTGGTTACACCGTTGATCTTGGTGGCGTTGAAGCATTCCTGCCTGGTTCTCACGTTGATCTTCGTCCCGTTCCTGATATGGACGCTCTCGTTGATCAGACTTACGAATTTAAAATCCTTAAAATTAACCGTCGCCGCAGCAACGTTATCGTTTCCCGCCGTGTTCTTCTTGAAGAACAGCGTAACGAAATGCGTTCTCAGCTGCTCGAAACTCTTGAAGAAGAGCAGACCGTTAAAGGTAAAGTCAAGAACATCACTGAATACGGTGTGTTCATTGACCTCGGCGGTCTCGACGGACTTCTGCATATCACAGACATGTCCTGGAAACGTATCAAGCACCCCAAAGAAATGGTTGCACTTGGTGATGAGCTGGAACTGAAAGTTCTGAACTTCGATAAAGAAGGCCAGAAAGTTTCTCTCGGACTCAAGCAGCTCGTGCCTGATCCGTGGGAAGACATCTCCGGTAAGTACCCTGAAGGTGCTAAGTACTCCGGCAAGGTTACCAACCTCGCTGACTACGGTGCATTCGTTGAACTCGAAGCCGGTGTTGAAGGACTCGTTCATATCTCTGAAATGTCCTGGACCCGCAAGCTGCGTCACCCATCTCAGATGGTTCGCGTAGGCGACGAAGTTGACGTAATCGTTCTGGGTGTTGATCCTGACAAAAAACGCATCTCTCTTGGTATGAAGCAAGTTAAGCCGAATCCCTGGGACGTTGTTGCTGAGAAGTTCCCCGAAGGAACTATCCTCGAAGGTCAGATCAAGAACATCACTGAATTCGGTGTGTTCATCGGTATCGAAGATGGCATTGACGGCCTGATTCACGTATCCGATATCTCCTGGACCCGTAAAGTGCGTCATCCTTCAGAAGTTTACAGCGTAGGCGATAGCGTTCAGGCTAAAGTCTTAACTGTTGACAAAGAAAATGAAAAGTTCACTCTCGGTGTTAAACAGCTTTCCGAAGACCCTTGGTCTCAGGTACCCACAAAGTACCCCGTCGGCTGTACCCTTGAAGGACGTATCACCAATATCACTGACTTCGGCCTCTTCGTAGAAGTTGAAGAAGGCATTGAAGGTCTGGTTCACGTTTCTGAAATCTCTCATAAGAAGATCAAGAATCCTTCTGAGATGTTTAAAGAAGGCGTTACCATTCAGGCTAAAGTCATCCATGTATCTGCTGATGAGCGTCGCCTCGGCCTCTCCATCAAGCAGCTCAAGGAAGACGGCGAAAAGCGTCAGTCTAAAGAATTCCGTTCCGGACCTGCCGACAGCGGCAACACTCTGGGCGAACTTCTTAAGCAGAAGCTTGCTGACGCAACCGAAGCAAAGGCTGCTGCAGAAACTGAGACTGAGGATGAAGAGTCCTAA
- the phoU gene encoding phosphate signaling complex protein PhoU yields MEQRAHFTRKMDDLKVQVLRMSSMAETAMRNAVKALAECNAELAEDVIMNDIKINELECELDKYNIELLALDQPMARDLRFIVGTMRMTSNLERIGDEAVNLAHRAVFLSTRPPMPFNQLLEQMAGVTGEMVSLAVKSFADEDPVLAAKVCGMDNDADSLNLRILKGLIENMVSETRIVERGVHLIMAASHLERIADQATNIAESVIFISQGVNIKHQCRG; encoded by the coding sequence ATGGAGCAGCGCGCTCATTTTACCAGAAAGATGGATGATTTGAAGGTTCAGGTTTTGCGGATGTCCAGTATGGCGGAAACGGCTATGCGTAACGCTGTCAAAGCACTTGCTGAATGTAATGCCGAACTGGCTGAAGATGTGATTATGAATGACATCAAAATTAATGAGCTTGAGTGTGAGCTTGATAAATATAACATAGAGTTGCTTGCTCTTGATCAGCCGATGGCCAGAGACCTTCGTTTCATCGTGGGAACGATGCGGATGACCAGTAATTTAGAACGCATCGGGGACGAGGCCGTGAACCTTGCGCACCGTGCTGTGTTTTTAAGCACAAGACCGCCGATGCCCTTCAATCAGTTATTGGAGCAAATGGCAGGCGTGACGGGGGAAATGGTCAGCCTTGCTGTAAAGTCCTTTGCAGATGAAGATCCGGTTCTGGCAGCTAAGGTTTGCGGCATGGATAACGATGCAGACAGTCTAAATTTAAGGATTCTTAAAGGTCTCATTGAGAATATGGTTTCCGAGACCCGTATTGTTGAGAGGGGAGTCCATTTGATTATGGCTGCCAGCCATCTGGAGAGAATTGCAGATCAGGCCACCAATATTGCTGAATCGGTTATTTTTATTTCTCAAGGCGTAAATATTAAGCATCAATGCCGCGGGTAG
- a CDS encoding tetratricopeptide repeat protein, translated as MATNYDQIVRDYFDGQSGYTILLSDEPTFYKLLRGTLYKILAIRRDCLSFFQEQAPAMREIKDKVGSGFPVLIFVERLLCGKPTADFILNIRKLFPEVKLVVLTGEIGEDELIFLHEIGANNIITKPVSVDSLVQKLAFTIRPQGKLNQLVQVGKQLLRRGELEKVMQISAKILEIKPNSPAGLMLLGDALSGLGRRDEALKSYLMAHEESKVFMEPIKKLAEFYKDNDDDEYLRYLKKLDSISPLNTERKCEIGRVHLEREELDEAEAFFDQAVKCAVKEAHSYLSQVMSGIAESLFDVAPEKAEKYYTKLLSVKGSSICAEDLETYNRLGIALRKQGKWKRAVENYQEALRVAPDEAGLFYNIGLAYSDGKEYAKCAKYFKRAVNSEQMVHKSAPSVARNVAGIFLKVGLTDDARLVIQEALTEFPDDARLKALLKKVAS; from the coding sequence GTGGCAACTAATTATGATCAGATAGTTCGTGATTATTTTGACGGACAGTCTGGATACACAATTCTTTTAAGTGATGAGCCTACTTTTTATAAACTCTTAAGAGGCACTCTTTATAAAATTCTTGCTATCCGCCGTGATTGTCTGAGTTTTTTTCAAGAGCAGGCTCCGGCCATGCGTGAGATTAAAGATAAGGTCGGTTCCGGATTTCCTGTGCTTATTTTTGTTGAACGGCTGTTGTGCGGCAAGCCGACGGCTGATTTTATCCTGAATATCCGTAAACTTTTTCCTGAAGTTAAACTGGTGGTCCTGACTGGAGAGATCGGCGAGGACGAACTTATTTTTCTGCATGAAATCGGCGCAAATAATATCATCACTAAACCTGTTTCCGTAGACAGTCTGGTTCAGAAGCTTGCTTTTACCATCAGACCTCAGGGTAAGCTCAATCAGCTTGTGCAGGTCGGTAAGCAGCTTTTGCGGCGCGGAGAGCTGGAAAAGGTGATGCAGATAAGTGCCAAGATTCTTGAAATCAAGCCTAACAGTCCTGCCGGTTTGATGCTGTTAGGTGATGCTTTAAGCGGCCTTGGGCGCAGGGATGAAGCTTTAAAATCATATCTGATGGCTCATGAAGAATCCAAGGTTTTCATGGAACCAATCAAGAAGCTGGCTGAATTTTATAAAGATAATGACGATGATGAATATCTGAGATATCTTAAGAAGCTGGATTCCATCAGCCCGCTTAATACCGAGCGCAAATGTGAAATAGGCAGGGTGCATCTGGAGCGCGAAGAGCTGGATGAAGCGGAAGCCTTTTTTGATCAGGCAGTGAAATGTGCTGTTAAAGAAGCCCATAGCTACCTTTCGCAGGTTATGAGCGGTATTGCTGAATCTCTTTTTGACGTAGCTCCGGAGAAGGCGGAAAAGTATTATACCAAATTATTGTCAGTCAAAGGTTCCAGTATTTGTGCTGAGGATCTTGAGACGTATAACCGGCTGGGAATTGCGCTTAGAAAGCAGGGAAAGTGGAAGCGCGCTGTTGAGAATTATCAGGAGGCTTTAAGGGTTGCTCCTGATGAGGCTGGACTTTTTTATAATATTGGACTGGCTTATAGCGATGGTAAAGAATACGCCAAGTGTGCAAAATATTTTAAAAGGGCAGTCAATTCAGAACAGATGGTTCACAAATCCGCACCTTCTGTGGCTCGCAATGTTGCCGGTATTTTTTTGAAAGTGGGCTTGACTGATGATGCCCGACTTGTAATTCAGGAGGCTTTAACAGAGTTTCCTGATGATGCAAGGCTTAAGGCTCTTTTAAAAAAGGTTGCATCATAA
- the sppA gene encoding signal peptide peptidase SppA, with the protein MKSPKNSFSVRHPFLFGFSLLLMAVVLLWGAAAFFNGNTVLFSSEKIGIVNVQGTITNSLPTVKFLRKLRRDKSVKGVLLRINSPGGTIAPSQELYHAVKSFADEKPIVASFGTVAASGGYYAAAPATKIMASSGSITGSIGVKAEYANFSRLMDKVGVRPVVITSGSLKGAGSPYSELTPEQREYLTRLIMDMHNQFVDDVAAARKLDRKKVEEIADGRAMTGREAKELGLVDRIGGYEDSVAVLKALCGLEGDIPVIEGPEIEKPLIREILGYFGLKPVGSVAGEGLTFSF; encoded by the coding sequence ATGAAGAGTCCTAAGAATAGTTTCTCTGTCAGACATCCGTTTTTATTCGGTTTCAGTCTGCTATTAATGGCTGTGGTTCTCCTATGGGGAGCCGCAGCCTTTTTTAATGGAAATACAGTGCTGTTCAGTTCGGAAAAAATCGGAATTGTTAATGTACAGGGGACTATAACCAACTCATTGCCAACGGTTAAGTTTTTGCGCAAATTGCGCAGGGATAAATCTGTGAAAGGTGTATTGCTGCGGATTAACTCCCCCGGCGGAACTATTGCCCCCTCGCAGGAGCTTTATCACGCGGTCAAAAGCTTTGCTGATGAAAAGCCCATCGTGGCATCATTTGGTACAGTGGCGGCTTCCGGTGGGTATTATGCGGCTGCTCCGGCAACTAAGATCATGGCCAGTTCCGGCTCCATTACCGGAAGTATCGGGGTCAAAGCAGAATATGCTAACTTCAGCCGGTTGATGGATAAAGTCGGTGTGCGCCCTGTGGTCATCACCAGCGGTAGCCTCAAGGGGGCTGGATCTCCCTATTCGGAATTGACTCCGGAACAACGGGAATACCTTACGCGGCTGATTATGGATATGCATAACCAGTTTGTTGATGATGTTGCCGCTGCCCGCAAGCTGGATCGCAAGAAAGTTGAAGAGATTGCTGACGGTCGTGCGATGACCGGACGGGAAGCTAAAGAGCTGGGGCTTGTGGACAGAATCGGCGGTTATGAAGATTCTGTTGCGGTGCTTAAAGCACTTTGCGGGCTGGAAGGTGATATTCCTGTTATCGAAGGTCCGGAAATAGAAAAACCGCTCATAAGAGAAATTCTGGGTTATTTCGGTCTTAAGCCTGTTGGATCGGTCGCGGGCGAGGGTTTGACTTTCTCATTTTGA
- a CDS encoding FecR domain-containing protein, with the protein MPETHNDLVEIGTVTGLTGSAFAESASGLRALEPGSHIYQGEELVTGSDSNVEVRFIDDTLLSQGADSRISLDDYVYDESETSSSDFMVNIAEGTFRMVTGKIAENNPERFKVGTPLATIGIRGTITVHKVIPGGGEIHGVEEIHSGKALIIQSNITGAIRQIGQPLALLDITPTGLLGPVRPFSMQEFNNFREIAPASILQEQEIEHQREERGSDNNNDDQTDDQAENDNNGEEHQGQSEEQAIPEDIDPGGGDPLGSEEIGSILQSKGDLDDGRGVLSLLRDFNPGEINEPLMPGEPQGTPDEVPPLHERLTPQDAEQEREAKRDNDLDFESNPESSSGEAGNGTGGSGSSSGPDGGSTIMGTSSADILTGSAGAEFIYGMQAGDQLNGVGGDDSLFGGEGADTLSGGSGNDFLNGGTEAAGEADFASYADATGAVSVSLSDGTSTGADGNDTLVHIEGIIGSNYDDHLSGDENDNVFHPLLGNDVVIGGAGNDMVSYEMLASDLSVEATLSASTGSAIIKNVSEVVIHTQSLESIENMKGGSGDDTLVGAGSENNTIDGGSGNDFIVGDGGQDVLSGGAGDDTIYAGSGNDFLDGGAGDDRLEGQSGTNTMIGGDGIDSLIGGTGTDILDYSYATSGVTVDLYMGSATVTGTDIDTFSSIEAVIGSSHIDVFHDASMHETTITGGGGNDQINLQPGYNTTLVYNALSDGGDSIDSFRNDFDDFKFDSGIFDASAATRFQTISNFDGSTGLADDSTYFVFDDANDKLYYDADGNASTAATLIADLTNSDDVTQADLTF; encoded by the coding sequence ATGCCTGAGACTCATAACGATCTTGTCGAGATAGGAACTGTTACCGGCCTGACAGGCAGTGCTTTTGCCGAGTCCGCATCGGGACTGAGAGCACTTGAACCCGGAAGTCATATTTATCAGGGTGAGGAACTGGTTACCGGCAGTGACAGCAATGTGGAAGTCAGATTCATTGATGACACCCTGCTTTCTCAAGGGGCAGACTCCCGAATTTCCTTAGACGATTACGTCTACGATGAGTCCGAAACCTCCAGTTCTGACTTCATGGTCAATATCGCGGAAGGAACCTTCCGCATGGTTACCGGCAAAATCGCAGAAAATAATCCTGAACGCTTCAAAGTGGGTACTCCCCTTGCCACCATCGGTATCAGGGGCACAATCACTGTTCATAAAGTAATACCGGGTGGAGGAGAAATACACGGAGTCGAAGAAATTCACTCCGGCAAAGCCTTGATCATTCAAAGTAACATCACCGGCGCAATTCGCCAGATAGGGCAGCCTCTGGCTCTGCTCGATATCACACCGACAGGTTTACTGGGGCCGGTAAGACCTTTTTCCATGCAGGAATTCAACAACTTCCGCGAAATAGCACCGGCGAGCATTCTGCAAGAGCAGGAAATAGAGCACCAGCGTGAAGAACGCGGCAGTGATAACAATAACGACGACCAGACTGATGATCAGGCTGAAAACGATAATAATGGTGAAGAGCATCAAGGACAGTCTGAGGAGCAAGCAATTCCTGAGGATATAGACCCCGGTGGAGGAGACCCCTTAGGAAGTGAAGAGATCGGCAGTATTTTGCAAAGTAAAGGAGATCTGGATGATGGTCGAGGCGTCCTCTCTCTTCTTAGAGATTTTAATCCGGGAGAAATAAACGAACCACTTATGCCCGGTGAGCCGCAAGGAACACCTGACGAAGTTCCCCCTCTCCATGAAAGGCTCACTCCTCAGGATGCAGAGCAGGAAAGAGAGGCAAAGCGGGATAATGATTTGGATTTCGAAAGTAATCCCGAAAGCTCAAGCGGAGAGGCGGGAAACGGGACCGGTGGTTCAGGTTCCAGCTCAGGCCCAGACGGAGGTTCTACCATCATGGGCACATCCTCAGCAGACATCCTCACAGGTTCAGCCGGTGCCGAATTCATCTACGGCATGCAGGCTGGTGACCAACTCAACGGGGTCGGCGGCGATGACTCTCTTTTCGGCGGTGAAGGTGCAGATACCCTCAGCGGAGGTTCTGGAAACGATTTTCTGAACGGAGGCACAGAGGCTGCGGGAGAAGCTGATTTCGCATCATACGCCGATGCTACAGGAGCAGTCTCCGTCTCCCTTTCTGACGGCACATCTACCGGAGCTGATGGAAATGATACGCTTGTCCACATCGAAGGAATCATCGGCTCCAACTATGATGACCACCTTAGCGGAGACGAAAATGACAACGTCTTCCATCCGCTGCTCGGTAATGACGTAGTCATCGGCGGCGCGGGCAACGACATGGTTTCCTACGAAATGTTAGCCAGCGATTTAAGTGTAGAGGCTACCCTTTCCGCAAGCACAGGTTCAGCAATCATTAAAAATGTTAGCGAAGTAGTCATCCATACCCAGAGCCTCGAAAGTATCGAAAATATGAAAGGTGGATCTGGAGATGATACTCTCGTCGGAGCTGGATCTGAAAACAACACCATTGACGGGGGGAGTGGAAATGATTTTATCGTAGGCGACGGGGGTCAAGACGTTCTGTCAGGAGGAGCGGGTGACGATACCATTTATGCCGGGTCCGGAAACGATTTTCTGGACGGCGGAGCAGGTGATGACCGTCTGGAAGGCCAGTCGGGCACGAACACTATGATTGGTGGAGACGGCATAGACTCCCTGATAGGCGGGACAGGAACCGACATACTTGATTACTCATACGCGACCAGCGGAGTAACAGTAGACCTCTACATGGGTAGCGCGACAGTAACAGGGACAGATATCGACACATTCTCATCTATTGAGGCAGTCATAGGCTCAAGCCATATAGACGTATTTCATGACGCTTCAATGCACGAAACCACAATCACAGGTGGCGGCGGCAACGACCAAATAAATCTGCAACCCGGATATAATACCACCTTGGTTTATAACGCCCTCAGTGACGGCGGAGATAGCATAGATTCTTTTAGGAATGATTTTGACGACTTCAAATTTGACAGCGGAATTTTTGACGCAAGTGCGGCTACACGCTTCCAGACCATTTCAAATTTTGACGGGAGCACCGGGCTTGCCGATGACAGCACATATTTCGTCTTCGACGATGCTAACGACAAACTGTATTACGATGCTGATGGTAACGCATCAACTGCTGCAACACTGATTGCTGACTTAACCAACAGTGATGATGTCACTCAAGCTGATCTGACTTTTTAA
- a CDS encoding AMIN domain-containing protein — protein sequence MKMNIRPVTLLLLIILLVVGANAALYHFGMFDSFFAKKEAESRNDISEGPVVRKEVTRLVLPLKSSENSFETASDDGVIESDITTETSTSFAQAGAADKVNSTPSSDDESTDKSVQAAASEVEEVIAAKAVANSSNKAAAKKKAPVKTASKTVGGSVGKLLSTCSPDMVAVKVPLSSPAGRIKWFNLQSPRRLVVDILGKWDNKGKSLYKLEGCPVKKIVTGEHADKIRLVFYISKKDAAMRIKPAITKNSAGIELTINL from the coding sequence ATGAAAATGAATATACGTCCTGTGACACTCTTGCTGCTTATTATTTTATTGGTGGTCGGGGCAAATGCTGCTCTGTACCATTTTGGAATGTTTGATTCTTTTTTTGCCAAGAAAGAAGCAGAGTCCCGAAACGATATAAGTGAAGGGCCTGTTGTCCGTAAGGAGGTAACCAGACTTGTGCTGCCCCTGAAATCTTCAGAGAATAGTTTTGAAACGGCTTCGGATGATGGGGTAATTGAATCAGATATTACTACTGAGACCAGTACATCCTTTGCGCAGGCTGGAGCTGCTGATAAGGTTAATTCCACGCCTTCATCTGATGATGAAAGCACGGATAAGTCTGTGCAGGCAGCGGCGTCAGAGGTTGAAGAAGTAATTGCTGCAAAGGCTGTTGCGAACTCTTCAAACAAAGCCGCCGCTAAGAAAAAGGCCCCCGTCAAAACAGCTTCAAAAACAGTAGGTGGAAGTGTTGGAAAGCTGCTTTCCACCTGTAGCCCGGATATGGTTGCTGTGAAGGTTCCTTTATCCAGTCCTGCCGGCCGGATTAAGTGGTTTAACCTGCAAAGTCCCCGCAGGCTGGTTGTGGATATTTTAGGGAAATGGGATAATAAAGGGAAATCTCTTTATAAACTTGAAGGTTGTCCGGTGAAAAAGATTGTTACCGGTGAACATGCGGACAAAATACGTCTTGTTTTCTACATTAGTAAAAAAGACGCTGCAATGCGTATCAAGCCGGCAATCACAAAGAACTCTGCCGGTATTGAACTGACAATTAATCTCTAG